In a single window of the Melioribacteraceae bacterium genome:
- the pssA gene encoding CDP-diacylglycerol--serine O-phosphatidyltransferase: MKNFIPKSAVANFVTSLNIFCGFLSIVFTSNGDFRMASIFIVAAATFDLLDGIVARLLGTSSKFGVELDSLSDVVSFGAAPSFLIYKAYAYQFGYLGILLSSLILVFGALRLARFNIQVEDLNSKGDFKGLPIPMAAMTIAMLFLSTSSNQKLLPPFDIIIFPLIILLSLLMVSKIRYNAFPNFKERKLKQKLLALVILLIVLVYAILTQGLVLFYLSIGIVFFGLFRHIYYLIATNDKRKIEKNIKIEESKIV; this comes from the coding sequence ATGAAAAACTTTATTCCAAAATCAGCAGTTGCAAATTTTGTTACATCGTTAAATATCTTTTGCGGATTCCTATCAATTGTGTTCACCTCTAATGGTGATTTTAGAATGGCATCAATTTTTATTGTTGCCGCCGCCACCTTTGATTTACTGGACGGAATTGTCGCACGATTACTTGGCACATCTAGTAAATTTGGAGTTGAACTGGATTCTCTCTCTGATGTGGTTAGTTTTGGAGCGGCTCCCTCTTTCCTTATTTATAAAGCCTATGCTTATCAATTTGGATATCTGGGAATTTTATTGAGTTCATTAATTTTAGTTTTTGGCGCATTGAGGTTGGCAAGATTCAATATTCAGGTGGAAGATTTGAACAGTAAAGGTGACTTTAAAGGCCTACCAATTCCAATGGCCGCAATGACAATTGCCATGCTTTTCTTATCCACATCATCAAATCAAAAATTATTGCCTCCATTTGATATAATAATTTTTCCTCTTATAATATTGTTGTCATTATTGATGGTCAGCAAAATTAGATACAATGCATTTCCGAATTTTAAGGAACGTAAACTGAAACAGAAACTGCTCGCGCTTGTAATCCTATTGATTGTTCTGGTTTATGCTATTTTAACACAAGGTTTAGTTTTATTTTATTTATCAATAGGAATAGTATTTTTTGGATTATTCAGACACATCTACTATTTAATCGCAACTAACGATAAAAGAAAAATTGAAAAAAATATAAAGATTGAGGAGAGTAAAATTGTTTAA
- the sucD gene encoding succinate--CoA ligase subunit alpha, producing the protein MSILLDKKTRVVVQGITGSEGSFHTKQMIEYGTNVIGGITPGKGGQKFEGTNIPIFNTVADAVKSAKAEASAIFVPPSFAADAILEAANAGIKLIVCITEGIPSKDMIAVYNVVKSKNVVLIGPNCPGLISPGKAKIGIMPGFIHKQGKVGVVSRSGTLTYEAVKQLTDLGIGQSTCVGIGGDPVIGSRFIDIIKFFNDDPGTDGIVMIGEIGGSAEEEAALFIKKNVKKPVVGFIAGRTAPPGRRMGHAGAIISGGKGTASEKMAAMKKAGISVVESPAEIGITMKKAFDKIKSVKVKPAIKTKAKKIVKAPAKKAVKKIVKKAVIKKKKK; encoded by the coding sequence ATGAGTATTCTGCTAGATAAGAAAACTAGAGTTGTTGTACAGGGTATAACCGGAAGCGAAGGCTCCTTTCATACAAAACAAATGATTGAGTATGGCACTAATGTAATTGGTGGAATTACACCTGGCAAAGGAGGTCAAAAATTCGAAGGAACTAACATACCAATATTTAATACCGTTGCAGACGCGGTTAAATCCGCGAAGGCCGAAGCATCGGCTATATTTGTTCCCCCTTCATTTGCCGCCGACGCAATTTTAGAAGCCGCTAATGCCGGTATCAAGTTAATTGTATGTATCACTGAAGGTATTCCATCTAAAGATATGATTGCCGTTTATAATGTAGTAAAATCAAAAAATGTAGTATTGATTGGACCCAACTGCCCCGGATTAATTTCTCCCGGTAAGGCAAAAATTGGTATTATGCCCGGATTTATACACAAGCAAGGGAAAGTCGGTGTTGTTAGCCGGAGCGGAACATTAACCTATGAAGCAGTTAAGCAGTTAACCGATCTTGGAATTGGACAATCAACATGTGTGGGAATTGGCGGTGATCCGGTAATAGGCTCACGATTCATTGATATTATTAAGTTTTTTAATGATGACCCGGGCACAGATGGAATTGTGATGATTGGAGAAATTGGAGGAAGCGCGGAAGAAGAAGCCGCTCTATTTATTAAAAAGAATGTTAAAAAACCGGTTGTTGGATTTATTGCGGGCAGAACAGCACCTCCAGGAAGAAGAATGGGACACGCAGGCGCTATCATTTCAGGAGGAAAAGGAACCGCATCCGAGAAAATGGCCGCTATGAAAAAAGCAGGCATAAGTGTAGTTGAAAGTCCGGCCGAAATTGGTATCACTATGAAAAAAGCTTTTGATAAAATTAAATCTGTAAAAGTAAAACCGGCAATAAAAACTAAGGCAAAAAAAATTGTTAAAGCTCCCGCTAAAAAGGCAGTTAAAAAAATTGTCAAAAAAGCAGTTATCAAGAAAAAGAAAAAGTAG
- a CDS encoding nodulation protein NfeD, which yields MKRIFLLLILLAFCKVDAQNSIYYANIEGDIDLGLAPYVRRVIKEAEKNFAQAIIFRINTFGGRVDAATQIKDAILNSKITTVAFVDKRAISAGALITLSCEKIVMVPGASMGASTVVDQAGQKQSEKYQSYMRSEMRATAEKNKRRTDIAQGMVDEKIIVPDLQDDSTKLITLTSEEALKYGMADTVLTSMSAVQEYLNLEEADMITLESNWSEDLVRFINNPIISSLLIMIGLIGLYTEIKTPGWGLPGTAGVIALALFFGTGYILEIASVLEIILFVVGVALLLVELFFIPGFGIFGIAGIVLMIGSLFLGLLGDFKMLEMESIYFAIIQLGSTFVATVITAYLLSKILPKTEMWNKMILNDNIVAKSGYASVPDLSHLIGVEGTAFTDLRPSGTAMLNGQRIDVVSEGNFINRDSSIYVKAIEGSKVVVDVKK from the coding sequence TTGAAACGAATATTTTTATTATTAATTCTACTAGCATTTTGTAAAGTTGATGCTCAAAATTCTATTTATTATGCAAATATTGAAGGGGATATTGATTTAGGTCTAGCGCCCTATGTTAGGAGAGTGATTAAGGAAGCTGAGAAAAATTTTGCTCAAGCAATTATATTCCGGATTAATACATTTGGCGGAAGAGTTGATGCCGCAACTCAAATAAAAGACGCTATTCTAAATTCAAAAATAACAACTGTTGCATTTGTGGATAAGAGAGCAATATCAGCCGGAGCATTAATTACTCTCTCATGTGAAAAAATTGTTATGGTTCCCGGCGCATCTATGGGAGCCAGCACAGTGGTGGATCAAGCAGGGCAGAAACAATCTGAAAAGTACCAATCATACATGCGCTCAGAGATGAGAGCTACCGCTGAAAAGAATAAAAGAAGAACTGATATTGCTCAGGGTATGGTTGATGAAAAAATAATTGTGCCCGATTTGCAAGACGACAGTACTAAATTAATTACTCTCACTTCGGAAGAAGCATTAAAATATGGTATGGCAGATACGGTTTTAACTTCCATGAGCGCTGTACAGGAATACTTAAATTTGGAAGAAGCTGATATGATTACGCTCGAATCCAATTGGTCAGAGGATTTAGTAAGATTTATTAATAATCCAATAATTTCATCCTTATTAATTATGATTGGTTTGATTGGTTTATATACCGAAATTAAAACGCCTGGATGGGGATTGCCTGGAACTGCCGGAGTTATTGCATTAGCTCTGTTTTTTGGAACAGGATATATTTTAGAAATTGCTTCGGTACTCGAAATTATATTATTTGTCGTGGGCGTTGCATTACTTCTTGTTGAACTTTTCTTTATTCCCGGATTTGGGATTTTTGGTATTGCGGGAATTGTATTAATGATAGGCAGTTTATTTCTCGGATTATTAGGGGATTTCAAAATGCTTGAGATGGAATCAATTTATTTTGCGATTATTCAACTCGGTTCAACATTTGTGGCAACAGTTATTACCGCTTATCTTCTTTCAAAAATATTGCCTAAAACAGAAATGTGGAATAAAATGATTCTCAATGATAATATTGTAGCCAAATCTGGTTATGCCTCTGTCCCAGATCTAAGTCATTTAATTGGGGTTGAAGGTACGGCATTCACCGATTTGAGACCTTCCGGCACGGCGATGTTAAATGGTCAACGAATCGATGTTGTTTCTGAAGGTAATTTTATAAATCGGGATTCTTCTATTTATGTGAAAGCTATTGAGGGTTCAAAAGTAGTTGTTGATGTGAAGAAATAA
- the ndk gene encoding nucleoside-diphosphate kinase, whose product MLNNRTLAILKPDCVRKNLIGKVISQMQDAGFKIIGLKMVHLTVDSAKGFYEIHKERPFFNELIDYMTSGPCVPIVLEKDNAVEDFRTLIGATDPQKAAEGTIRKLYAESIQENIVHGSDSNENAAKEISHFFSRKELLEINGWK is encoded by the coding sequence ATGTTGAATAACAGAACACTTGCAATTCTAAAACCGGATTGTGTTCGTAAGAATCTTATTGGTAAAGTAATTTCTCAGATGCAAGATGCCGGATTTAAAATTATTGGATTGAAGATGGTACATCTAACAGTTGATTCGGCAAAAGGATTTTATGAAATTCATAAAGAGAGACCATTTTTTAATGAATTGATTGATTATATGACGTCGGGTCCATGCGTGCCAATCGTACTTGAAAAGGATAACGCCGTTGAAGATTTCAGAACTTTGATTGGAGCTACAGATCCCCAAAAAGCAGCAGAAGGTACAATTAGAAAACTTTACGCCGAGAGCATTCAAGAAAATATCGTTCATGGTTCCGATAGCAATGAAAACGCAGCTAAAGAAATATCTCATTTCTTTTCAAGAAAAGAATTGCTTGAAATTAACGGCTGGAAATAA
- a CDS encoding rhodanese-like domain-containing protein, whose protein sequence is MSILKSFFQKSNLPFQNLESEDFEKMINETKDAVLLDVRTLEEYSEVRLNKSKLIDIYKPNFLQLIDELDRNKNYFVYCRSGSRSKTACVQMSKMEFKNLYNLANGIIDWHGEVERG, encoded by the coding sequence ATGAGTATACTTAAATCCTTTTTCCAAAAGAGTAATCTCCCTTTTCAAAATCTAGAATCTGAGGATTTTGAAAAAATGATAAATGAAACAAAAGATGCTGTCCTTTTGGATGTTCGTACTTTAGAAGAATATTCTGAAGTACGTTTAAATAAATCAAAATTGATAGATATATATAAACCAAATTTTCTTCAGCTAATTGATGAGCTGGATAGAAATAAAAATTATTTCGTTTATTGTCGTAGCGGCAGCAGAAGTAAAACAGCATGTGTACAAATGAGTAAAATGGAGTTTAAGAATCTTTATAATTTAGCGAATGGAATAATTGACTGGCACGGTGAAGTTGAGCGAGGATGA
- a CDS encoding DUF393 domain-containing protein, which translates to MKLSEDDNLNNIDSVLIFDGDCAFCNSCVNLLLRLDKNKKLRFTSSKSNFVKSIERRYSVNPNKDNSIIFINKSFLYYRSDAIIKILRVIGFNKFTVGILKLIPKFIRDAGYNFVAKHRYIFTKNIVCKFPNDEDKLRFIN; encoded by the coding sequence GTGAAGTTGAGCGAGGATGACAATCTAAACAATATAGATTCAGTTCTTATCTTTGATGGTGACTGCGCATTTTGCAATTCATGTGTTAACCTTTTATTGAGGCTGGATAAAAATAAAAAGCTAAGATTTACTTCCTCTAAATCCAACTTTGTTAAATCAATTGAGAGGAGGTATTCTGTTAATCCAAATAAAGATAATTCAATAATCTTCATTAACAAGTCTTTTTTATATTACCGATCCGATGCAATTATAAAAATATTAAGAGTCATCGGATTCAATAAATTTACCGTCGGTATTCTGAAACTTATACCAAAATTTATCCGCGATGCGGGTTATAATTTTGTCGCTAAGCACAGATATATTTTCACTAAAAATATTGTTTGTAAATTCCCTAATGATGAGGATAAACTAAGATTTATTAATTAG
- a CDS encoding peptide deformylase: MAIEKLLKLGDPVLHKVSEPFTENEIDFAISTAQDLKAVLKECNIAFGFGRAIAAPQIGVLKRLIFANIFGKELIIINPTLSNFSEETFEVWDDCLSFPNLLVKVMRYKKCTLSYYNEKWQHCSIDLQDSESELLQHEYDHLDGILATQRAIDSFSFKIK, encoded by the coding sequence GTGGCCATTGAAAAATTATTAAAGCTAGGTGATCCTGTTCTTCATAAGGTTTCCGAACCATTCACCGAAAATGAAATAGATTTTGCTATCAGTACTGCTCAAGATTTAAAAGCGGTTTTGAAGGAATGCAACATTGCTTTTGGATTTGGAAGAGCTATAGCCGCTCCCCAAATTGGAGTGTTAAAGAGATTAATTTTCGCGAATATTTTTGGTAAAGAACTAATTATAATAAATCCAACTCTATCCAATTTCAGCGAAGAAACATTTGAAGTTTGGGATGACTGCCTATCTTTTCCAAATCTGCTTGTAAAAGTAATGCGATATAAAAAATGCACGCTATCTTACTATAATGAAAAATGGCAACACTGTTCAATAGATTTGCAGGATAGTGAATCTGAGCTACTTCAACATGAATATGATCATCTTGATGGAATTTTAGCTACCCAAAGGGCCATAGATTCTTTCTCTTTCAAGATAAAATGA
- a CDS encoding phosphatidylserine decarboxylase family protein yields MITKYGLNTFLICSALSALAIIISLFINNPWVKYPLLIVGVIFFLFVLNFFRDPERISPKKDNVIVSPADGEIVIIKEKFEDRFLNEEATQVSVFMSPLNVHVNRIPIDGTVDYLKYINGEYIMAFYEKADERNERSEIGISSKFGKMLYTQVAGFIARRIVYDLSIGDTVNMGNRFGMIKFGSRCDVVVPKNWKLKVKIGDIVKAGETVLFEMEDK; encoded by the coding sequence ATGATAACAAAATATGGCTTAAATACATTCCTTATTTGCTCTGCGTTATCCGCTCTCGCAATAATAATTTCACTTTTCATTAACAATCCTTGGGTAAAATACCCTTTGCTTATAGTGGGGGTTATATTTTTCCTCTTTGTGTTAAATTTTTTCAGAGATCCTGAACGAATTTCTCCAAAAAAGGATAATGTAATTGTTTCGCCGGCTGATGGAGAAATTGTTATAATAAAAGAAAAATTCGAAGATAGATTTTTAAATGAAGAGGCAACTCAAGTTTCAGTATTTATGTCGCCGCTGAATGTTCATGTAAACAGAATACCGATTGATGGAACCGTTGATTATCTCAAATACATCAATGGTGAATATATAATGGCGTTTTATGAAAAAGCTGATGAAAGAAATGAAAGATCTGAAATAGGAATATCTAGCAAATTTGGCAAAATGCTTTATACTCAAGTTGCGGGATTTATAGCAAGAAGAATTGTTTACGATTTATCAATCGGAGATACCGTTAATATGGGAAATAGATTTGGAATGATCAAATTTGGAAGCAGATGCGATGTCGTTGTACCAAAAAATTGGAAGTTAAAAGTTAAAATAGGTGATATAGTTAAAGCTGGCGAAACCGTTTTATTTGAGATGGAAGATAAATGA
- the gatA gene encoding Asp-tRNA(Asn)/Glu-tRNA(Gln) amidotransferase subunit GatA: protein MMYKTHSEKLEQIKNGKLSLRDNVQSFLKRIDQRKQLNAFNFVFDESLDYAEIIEHKIKTGCHGKLAGMVVAIKDVLALKNKPLSCSSNILRDFQSIYTATAVQKLIDEDAIIIGKTNCDEFAMGSSNENSAFGKVLNPIDETRVPGGSSGGSAVAVAANLCDVSLGTDTGGSIRQPAAFCGIYGLKPTYGLVSRFGLTAFASSFDSIGPFAKNIDDLALVLSVIAGYDSNDSTSANVSVSSFNKELDSSRKFKIGLPKEYFGKGLNEEIRSAIEKQIELLKSAGHSIIEIELPHTDYSIATYYILTTAEASSNLARYDGARYGLRSNDSSSLKEMYSNSRTDGFGAEVKRRIMLGTYVLSAGYYDAYCRKAQKVRRLLKNDFDRAFEKVDVLLTPTTPSTAFRIGEKSNDPLEMYLEDIYTTSANLAGIPGISIPIGKDSSGLPIGMQVMAKHFDERSLIEFGFQISGH, encoded by the coding sequence ATTATGTACAAAACCCATTCAGAAAAACTTGAACAAATTAAAAACGGTAAGTTGTCTCTTAGAGATAATGTTCAGTCGTTTTTAAAAAGAATTGATCAGCGTAAACAATTAAATGCATTTAATTTTGTATTCGACGAGTCTTTAGATTACGCAGAAATAATTGAACACAAAATTAAAACTGGTTGTCATGGTAAACTTGCCGGCATGGTAGTGGCGATAAAAGATGTTCTTGCTCTAAAAAATAAACCACTCTCCTGCTCTTCTAATATTTTAAGGGATTTTCAATCTATTTACACGGCTACTGCTGTTCAAAAATTAATTGATGAAGATGCAATAATTATCGGCAAAACCAATTGTGACGAATTCGCTATGGGTTCCTCGAATGAGAATTCGGCTTTCGGCAAAGTATTAAATCCAATTGATGAGACTAGAGTACCCGGAGGAAGCAGCGGCGGGTCTGCTGTAGCAGTTGCGGCTAATTTGTGCGACGTCTCCCTAGGTACCGATACAGGAGGCTCTATAAGGCAGCCAGCGGCTTTCTGCGGCATCTACGGGCTCAAGCCAACATACGGCCTAGTTTCAAGGTTTGGATTAACAGCATTCGCCTCTTCGTTTGATTCAATAGGTCCATTCGCAAAAAATATTGATGATTTGGCACTTGTTTTATCGGTTATTGCCGGCTATGATTCCAATGATTCAACATCTGCAAATGTATCAGTTTCAAGTTTTAATAAAGAACTTGATTCTTCAAGAAAATTTAAGATTGGTCTACCTAAAGAGTACTTCGGGAAAGGATTAAATGAGGAGATTCGTTCTGCAATTGAGAAGCAAATTGAACTGTTAAAGAGTGCTGGGCATTCAATTATTGAAATTGAACTGCCCCACACTGATTATTCTATAGCTACATACTACATTTTAACTACAGCTGAAGCCTCCTCTAATCTCGCAAGATATGATGGCGCTCGCTACGGCTTAAGATCGAATGATTCTTCTTCATTAAAAGAAATGTATTCGAATTCAAGAACAGATGGATTCGGCGCGGAAGTTAAAAGAAGAATAATGTTAGGTACCTATGTCTTATCCGCCGGATATTATGATGCCTATTGCCGCAAAGCCCAGAAAGTCCGCAGATTATTAAAAAATGATTTTGATCGAGCATTTGAAAAAGTGGATGTTTTACTGACTCCAACAACGCCAAGTACAGCTTTTAGAATTGGTGAAAAATCTAATGATCCTCTGGAAATGTACCTCGAAGATATTTACACTACTTCTGCAAACCTCGCCGGTATTCCTGGAATTAGTATCCCGATCGGAAAAGATTCATCTGGACTTCCCATAGGGATGCAGGTAATGGCGAAACATTTTGATGAAAGATCATTAATAGAGTTTGGATTTCAGATAAGTGGCCATTGA
- the purS gene encoding phosphoribosylformylglycinamidine synthase subunit PurS: MFKATVIVKRRPKILDPQGKAVEQGAKHLGFTNVKKTRIGKYIEFFVETNDKDIAEKEVKEYSEKLLSNPIMEDFEYHLEELK, translated from the coding sequence TTGTTTAAGGCAACAGTAATTGTAAAAAGAAGACCTAAAATTCTTGATCCGCAAGGTAAGGCGGTTGAGCAAGGCGCAAAACATTTGGGATTTACTAATGTTAAAAAAACCAGAATAGGTAAATACATCGAATTTTTTGTTGAGACGAATGATAAAGATATCGCTGAAAAAGAAGTAAAAGAATACTCTGAGAAGTTACTTTCCAATCCTATTATGGAAGATTTTGAATATCATTTGGAAGAATTAAAATGA
- the tgt gene encoding tRNA guanosine(34) transglycosylase Tgt encodes MLNFKVKHTENVSKARTGEFETAHGIVQTPIFMPVGTQGTVKAVQQRELSDEINAEIILGNTYHLYLRPGTNILEKAGGLHNFMNWSKPILTDSGGFQVYSLSELRKLKKDGVEFRSHLDGSKHFFSPKKVIEIQRSIGSDILMPLDECTPYPCEYDYAKKSKELTTNWALLNKEAFENSVPLYGFDQHLFGIIQGSVYKDLREQSATELVEIGFDGYSIGGLAVGEPADLMYDLVDFTTDFIPENKPRYLMGVGRPENILEAISRGIDMFDCVMPTRNARNAYLFTSEGIVSMRNSAYKTDFNPVDKNCDCYLCKNFSRAYLRHLFNSKEILALELSSIHNLTFYLNLVRQSRERILDGTFTEWKNEIIKTISVNVQTKEE; translated from the coding sequence TTGCTCAATTTTAAAGTAAAACATACCGAAAACGTTTCAAAAGCTAGAACTGGAGAATTTGAGACGGCTCATGGGATAGTTCAAACGCCAATATTTATGCCTGTAGGAACACAAGGTACAGTTAAAGCGGTTCAGCAGCGCGAACTATCTGATGAGATTAATGCCGAGATTATTTTAGGAAATACTTATCATCTGTATCTTCGTCCCGGCACAAATATATTAGAAAAGGCGGGGGGACTACATAACTTCATGAATTGGTCAAAACCTATTTTGACCGATAGCGGCGGTTTCCAGGTTTACAGTCTTTCAGAGTTAAGGAAACTCAAAAAAGATGGTGTTGAATTTCGCTCGCATCTCGATGGTTCAAAACATTTCTTCTCTCCAAAAAAAGTTATTGAAATTCAGAGGAGTATCGGTTCCGATATCTTAATGCCGCTCGATGAATGCACTCCATACCCATGTGAATATGATTACGCGAAGAAATCAAAAGAATTAACCACAAATTGGGCATTACTAAATAAAGAAGCGTTTGAGAATAGCGTACCTTTATATGGGTTCGATCAACATTTATTCGGCATTATTCAAGGAAGCGTTTATAAAGATTTACGGGAGCAATCCGCAACAGAGTTAGTTGAGATTGGATTCGACGGTTATTCTATCGGTGGATTGGCAGTTGGCGAGCCAGCCGATCTGATGTACGATCTTGTTGATTTTACTACCGATTTTATACCGGAAAATAAACCAAGGTATTTAATGGGAGTTGGTCGTCCGGAAAATATACTGGAAGCGATTTCAAGAGGAATTGATATGTTCGATTGCGTTATGCCTACAAGAAACGCTAGAAACGCCTATTTATTTACTTCCGAAGGCATTGTTTCAATGAGAAATTCAGCTTATAAAACCGATTTTAACCCTGTTGACAAAAATTGTGATTGTTATTTGTGTAAGAATTTTAGCCGGGCATATTTGAGGCATCTTTTCAATTCTAAAGAAATTTTAGCCCTTGAACTTTCTTCAATACATAATCTAACTTTTTACTTAAATTTGGTGCGCCAATCCAGAGAAAGAATCTTAGATGGCACTTTTACCGAATGGAAAAATGAAATAATTAAAACAATATCAGTAAACGTACAAACAAAAGAGGAGTAA
- the yajC gene encoding preprotein translocase subunit YajC gives MDILLAMAPPPGGDGGGGSMISTLIMFASIFAIFYFMIIRPQKKRAKEREALLSAIQKGDKIITSSGIYATVAGLEEKTVLLDVGNNVKIKFDRSAVASVIKE, from the coding sequence ATGGATATTTTGTTAGCAATGGCACCACCACCTGGCGGAGACGGCGGCGGCGGAAGTATGATTAGCACATTAATAATGTTCGCTTCAATCTTTGCTATTTTTTATTTTATGATTATTAGACCCCAGAAGAAAAGAGCAAAAGAAAGAGAAGCTCTTTTATCAGCTATACAAAAAGGGGATAAAATTATTACCAGTAGTGGAATTTATGCCACAGTTGCCGGTCTTGAAGAAAAAACTGTCCTTTTAGATGTCGGTAATAATGTCAAAATAAAATTTGACCGTTCCGCTGTAGCTTCTGTTATAAAAGAATAA
- the purQ gene encoding phosphoribosylformylglycinamidine synthase subunit PurQ: protein MNPKFGVVVFPGSNCDHDAYYAVKKVLGYEAEFLWHKEKDLKNCDIVILPGGFSYGDYLRTGAIARFSPIMESVYNFAENGGYVFGICNGFQILLEIGLLPGVMLQNQSLKFICKDIYLKIEDKNSPFTNRIDKSVIKIPIKHGEGNYFADESTVADLEKNNQVVFRYSDIDGNISDDMNPNGSINNIAGITNTRRNVIGMMPHPENAVDPVLRKTDGSLIFQSIAANFIK from the coding sequence ATGAATCCAAAATTCGGAGTTGTTGTTTTCCCCGGTTCAAATTGTGACCACGACGCTTATTATGCGGTGAAAAAAGTCCTTGGCTATGAAGCTGAATTTCTATGGCATAAGGAAAAAGATTTGAAGAATTGTGATATAGTTATTCTTCCCGGTGGTTTTTCTTACGGCGATTATTTAAGAACCGGCGCTATCGCTCGATTTTCACCAATAATGGAATCTGTTTACAACTTTGCTGAAAATGGCGGGTATGTCTTTGGGATTTGTAATGGTTTCCAAATTTTACTCGAGATTGGTCTTCTTCCCGGTGTGATGCTTCAAAATCAATCATTGAAATTTATTTGTAAAGATATTTATTTAAAGATTGAGGATAAGAATTCACCATTCACTAACCGGATCGATAAATCAGTTATTAAGATTCCAATAAAACATGGGGAGGGAAATTATTTTGCCGATGAATCTACCGTAGCTGATCTTGAAAAGAATAATCAAGTTGTGTTCAGGTATTCAGATATTGATGGAAATATTTCTGATGATATGAATCCAAATGGTTCCATTAATAATATTGCCGGAATAACTAATACTCGAAGGAATGTCATTGGTATGATGCCGCATCCGGAAAACGCCGTTGATCCAGTTTTAAGAAAAACTGACGGCTCTCTGATATTCCAATCGATCGCGGCAAATTTTATTAAATAA
- a CDS encoding arginase family protein, whose translation MKNFTKHNFLNLEKKYSEYKTSLVVLNFLSESGKTKSSSPESKIIKSSYKLSKFDEEMNREACYDFGIATLHQTIASKNSTKIIDNISSQLVDKKLPIIIAPSDELSLPLTKNILKEYSNSCIVLSSKFNPLLLSDKLNKGKTRAKLLHVGGRNFSKLELEQLRGEEVTFFLSREIRLGMYQNNWAQLIANNLTGKVFIYLDVSVFDPSVLASSKEPGGLFWDETLNLLKIIIQDKSISGIVLTGYSSGGIDQISAYLISKLIYKIISYL comes from the coding sequence ATGAAAAATTTTACAAAACATAATTTCTTGAATCTTGAGAAGAAATATTCGGAGTACAAGACTTCATTGGTAGTATTAAATTTTTTGAGTGAATCGGGCAAAACCAAAAGTAGCTCACCGGAATCAAAGATTATCAAATCATCTTATAAACTTTCCAAATTTGATGAGGAGATGAATAGAGAAGCTTGTTATGATTTTGGTATTGCTACATTACATCAAACAATAGCCAGTAAAAATTCTACAAAGATAATTGATAATATCTCCTCTCAACTTGTTGATAAAAAACTTCCAATCATTATTGCACCATCAGATGAATTATCTCTACCGTTAACTAAAAATATTTTAAAAGAATATTCTAATTCTTGCATAGTACTAAGCTCGAAATTCAACCCGCTTTTATTATCTGATAAACTTAATAAAGGTAAAACCCGGGCAAAATTATTACATGTGGGAGGAAGGAATTTTTCAAAGTTAGAACTTGAGCAGCTTCGTGGGGAAGAAGTAACTTTCTTTTTATCGAGAGAAATCAGGCTGGGGATGTATCAAAACAATTGGGCACAGCTCATTGCAAATAATTTGACAGGTAAAGTGTTTATCTATCTTGATGTATCGGTTTTTGATCCTTCAGTTCTTGCCTCATCAAAAGAACCTGGAGGATTATTCTGGGATGAAACTCTCAATTTATTAAAGATAATAATTCAGGATAAAAGTATTTCCGGTATTGTACTCACAGGGTATTCTTCAGGTGGTATTGATCAAATTTCCGCATATCTAATCTCAAAATTGATTTATAAAATCATCTCATATTTGTAG
- the tatA gene encoding twin-arginine translocase TatA/TatE family subunit, which yields MFGNLGAMEIVLIVLAILILFGAKKIPELAQGIGKGMREFKKAVNDVQEDIKITDKSDTKKD from the coding sequence ATGTTTGGTAATTTAGGTGCAATGGAAATAGTTTTAATAGTTCTAGCCATTTTAATTCTTTTTGGCGCAAAAAAAATACCTGAACTTGCTCAGGGCATTGGTAAAGGTATGAGAGAATTCAAAAAGGCAGTAAACGATGTTCAAGAGGATATCAAGATTACTGATAAATCCGATACTAAAAAAGATTAA